The Listeria sp. PSOL-1 genome includes a region encoding these proteins:
- a CDS encoding penicillin-binding protein, which yields MKRRIGNMRRGALVLFSFFAALFLIVTGRFLYLQITGYANGQPLAAEAAKQHRNSEVIEAKRGSILDQKGAVIAEDTTTYTLAAVVANKTQDGKKNPMYVKDKEKTAEVLAKNISMSQSEILKKLNKKDVYQVEFGKAGKNISIETKNKIDQAKLQGLLFTKTPQRFYPNGTFATQLIGFAQQEEKKNGEISLSGKMGLEKSYDHILAGKNGKVNFNTDSSGYILPNAKKNVTKAKDGSDIKLTIDKKIQTFLEDTMTAANAKYQPANMMAVVMNPKTGEILALSQRPSFNPADRSGLNNSSAGVWQDLPVESAYEPGSVMKIFSLASAISLGVYNPKEYYQSGIYKVGDISIHDHNNGVGWGSIPFEEGVERSSNVAFAKLLNKMGTDKFKDYLSKFGFGQKTGIRLPNEASGRILYKYPVEKVTTVFGQGTTVSMMQMLQGASAIASDGKMKLPYVVSSIKDPNTNKETKTAPKTTGEPISAETAKKTRAELEKVVSGEHGTGKLYALPGYKVAGKTGTSQIPDPKTGKYMTGSDNYIFSFMGMAPADDPEIVMYVTMQQPKLNGSETGGQAVADVFNPVMKNSLQYMNIKPTEQKKLATKDVPKVTSKTVDEAKKAIEKQDLTPIIIGSGKKIVQQLPAENSKVLQNQRVILMTDGEMTVPNMMNWPKDDVLKVSEITGIPFTFKGSGYVAKQSVSAGTVMNTSTKMAIELGEPEELAIFNQNKDSNDVEKNKRDTDIQENQGLGDLLTGGG from the coding sequence GTGAAACGGCGTATAGGAAACATGAGGAGAGGGGCACTTGTACTTTTTAGTTTTTTTGCCGCACTTTTCTTGATTGTAACTGGCCGTTTTCTTTATTTACAAATTACCGGCTATGCAAATGGGCAGCCTCTAGCAGCAGAAGCAGCTAAACAACACAGAAACAGTGAAGTAATTGAAGCAAAACGAGGTTCAATTTTGGATCAAAAAGGTGCAGTGATTGCAGAGGATACGACCACTTATACGTTAGCTGCAGTCGTTGCTAATAAGACACAAGATGGCAAGAAAAATCCAATGTATGTTAAAGACAAAGAAAAAACAGCAGAAGTTTTAGCAAAAAATATTTCAATGAGCCAATCAGAAATTCTAAAAAAATTAAATAAAAAAGACGTTTATCAGGTAGAATTTGGTAAAGCTGGTAAAAATATTTCGATTGAAACCAAAAATAAAATTGATCAAGCAAAATTACAGGGTTTACTTTTCACTAAAACACCACAGCGTTTTTACCCAAATGGAACTTTTGCGACACAGTTAATTGGCTTTGCTCAGCAAGAAGAAAAGAAAAATGGTGAAATTTCTCTTTCTGGAAAAATGGGGCTTGAAAAAAGCTACGACCATATTCTTGCGGGGAAAAATGGCAAAGTTAACTTTAACACGGATAGTTCTGGTTATATTTTACCTAATGCCAAAAAAAATGTCACCAAGGCAAAAGACGGTAGCGATATTAAGCTTACGATCGACAAAAAGATTCAGACATTCCTAGAGGATACAATGACTGCGGCGAATGCAAAATATCAGCCAGCAAATATGATGGCTGTTGTGATGAATCCCAAAACGGGTGAAATCTTAGCGTTAAGCCAAAGACCATCCTTTAACCCAGCGGACCGGTCTGGTTTAAATAACAGTTCAGCTGGTGTTTGGCAAGATTTACCTGTAGAATCCGCTTATGAACCTGGTTCTGTTATGAAAATCTTTTCTCTAGCTTCTGCCATTAGCTTAGGTGTCTACAATCCGAAAGAATATTATCAATCAGGGATTTATAAAGTAGGGGACATTTCTATTCATGACCACAATAATGGCGTGGGTTGGGGATCGATCCCGTTTGAAGAAGGAGTAGAGCGCTCAAGTAACGTTGCTTTTGCGAAGTTGCTTAACAAGATGGGGACCGACAAATTTAAAGATTATTTAAGTAAGTTTGGTTTTGGTCAAAAAACAGGGATTCGACTTCCAAATGAAGCTAGTGGAAGAATCTTGTATAAGTATCCTGTTGAAAAAGTAACAACAGTTTTTGGACAAGGAACAACGGTTTCGATGATGCAAATGTTGCAAGGAGCATCTGCCATTGCAAGCGATGGTAAAATGAAACTTCCATACGTTGTTTCTTCTATTAAAGATCCAAATACAAATAAAGAAACAAAAACAGCACCGAAAACAACTGGTGAACCCATCTCGGCGGAAACAGCGAAAAAGACGCGAGCAGAGTTGGAAAAGGTTGTTAGCGGGGAGCATGGAACTGGTAAGCTGTATGCTCTCCCAGGCTATAAAGTAGCTGGGAAAACAGGAACATCACAAATTCCTGATCCTAAAACAGGAAAATATATGACAGGCTCAGATAATTATATTTTTTCTTTCATGGGGATGGCACCAGCAGATGATCCAGAGATTGTTATGTATGTCACGATGCAACAGCCTAAACTAAACGGAAGTGAAACAGGTGGGCAAGCGGTTGCGGATGTTTTTAATCCAGTAATGAAAAATAGTTTGCAGTATATGAATATTAAGCCTACAGAGCAAAAAAAATTGGCAACAAAAGACGTGCCTAAAGTAACATCCAAAACAGTTGATGAGGCTAAAAAAGCCATTGAAAAACAGGATCTGACGCCGATTATTATCGGAAGTGGAAAGAAAATTGTTCAGCAACTTCCAGCTGAAAATAGTAAGGTTTTACAAAATCAACGCGTGATTCTCATGACGGACGGTGAAATGACGGTCCCAAATATGATGAATTGGCCAAAAGATGATGTCCTTAAAGTCTCAGAGATCACCGGCATCCCATTTACTTTTAAAGGAAGTGGCTATGTCGCGAAACAAAGCGTTTCAGCTGGAACAGTGATGAACACGAGCACTAAAATGGCTATTGAATTAGGAGAGCCAGAAGAACTAGCTATTTTTAATCAAAATAAAGATAGCAATGATGTCGAAAAAAACAAACGTGATACAGATATTCAAGAAAATCAAGGATTAGGCGATTTACTAACTGGTGGTGGGTAA
- the ftsL gene encoding cell division protein FtsL, whose translation MSNVAYKSHLEREQIHTEKPKKQILKRGQVTLGEKIIIVVAALVIAFLAFQIIGMQASMYNVNKDIQASEAKVTDQQKQNSELNTQVKDLSKYERILKKAKEKGLKLNENNVKVVGGK comes from the coding sequence ATGAGCAATGTTGCCTACAAAAGTCATTTGGAAAGAGAGCAAATACATACCGAAAAGCCAAAAAAACAAATTTTAAAACGTGGTCAAGTAACATTAGGAGAAAAAATAATTATCGTAGTAGCAGCTCTAGTTATTGCTTTCTTAGCATTCCAAATTATTGGCATGCAAGCATCTATGTATAATGTAAATAAGGATATTCAAGCAAGTGAAGCAAAAGTTACTGACCAACAGAAACAAAACAGTGAATTAAACACGCAGGTGAAAGACCTTAGCAAATATGAAAGAATCTTAAAAAAAGCAAAAGAAAAAGGTTTAAAACTTAACGAAAATAACGTGAAAGTAGTGGGTGGCAAGTGA